One genomic region from Mycobacterium basiliense encodes:
- a CDS encoding MarR family winged helix-turn-helix transcriptional regulator produces the protein MAESKSTAPEVTELAEGLHRALSKLFSILRRGDPNGAVAGELTLAQLSILVTLLDRGPIRMTDLAAHERVRTPTTTVAIRRLEKIGLVKRSRDPSDLRAVLVDITAEGRSVHAESLANRHAALAGMLSQLPHSDLDTLTAALAPLQRLAAGEPAGPPPSDPSHPMNRETN, from the coding sequence ATGGCGGAGAGCAAATCCACCGCACCCGAGGTGACGGAGCTGGCGGAGGGATTGCATCGCGCATTGTCCAAGCTGTTCTCGATCCTGCGGCGCGGAGACCCCAACGGAGCGGTCGCCGGCGAATTGACGCTAGCGCAACTGTCGATTCTAGTGACGTTGCTCGACCGAGGTCCGATCAGGATGACCGACCTGGCCGCGCACGAACGGGTTCGAACGCCCACGACCACCGTGGCGATCCGCCGCCTGGAGAAAATTGGCCTGGTCAAGCGATCACGTGACCCATCAGACCTGCGTGCCGTGCTGGTCGACATCACCGCAGAGGGGCGTTCCGTACACGCCGAGTCGCTGGCCAACAGGCACGCTGCTCTCGCCGGCATGCTTAGCCAACTCCCGCACTCCGACCTCGACACCCTGACCGCGGCGCTGGCGCCGCTGCAACGTTTGGCCGCTGGCGAACCCGCCGGCCCGCCCCCGAGCGACCCATCGCACCCAATGAATCGTGAAACTAACTGA
- a CDS encoding amino acid ABC transporter ATP-binding protein produces the protein MGVAPHGIPVSLAAKDIHQTLGGTTVLRGVDIEVPAGTTAAVIGPSGSGKSTLLRTLNRLHEPDRGDILLDGRSVLRDNPNQLRQRIGMVSQHFNLFPHRSVLDNVALAPRKLCRLPSGQARELALAHLDRVGLKHKASARPGTLSGGQQQRVAIARALAMAPQVMLFDEATSALDPEMVKDILALIADLGADGMTMVVVTHEMGFARSTSDAVVFMDHGKVVEAGPPAQIFEAAQTERLQRILAQVL, from the coding sequence ATGGGCGTTGCACCACACGGAATCCCAGTTTCGCTGGCAGCCAAGGATATTCATCAGACTCTGGGCGGTACCACAGTCCTGCGCGGTGTCGATATCGAGGTGCCGGCAGGGACGACCGCGGCGGTGATCGGTCCTTCCGGGTCCGGCAAGTCGACGCTGCTTCGCACCCTGAACCGGTTGCACGAGCCGGACCGGGGCGACATCCTGCTGGACGGACGATCGGTGTTGCGCGACAACCCCAACCAACTGCGCCAGCGCATCGGGATGGTGTCCCAGCATTTCAACCTGTTCCCGCACCGCAGCGTGCTCGACAACGTCGCGCTGGCGCCGCGAAAGCTGTGCCGGTTGCCATCCGGCCAGGCCAGGGAGCTGGCCCTCGCTCACTTGGACCGAGTTGGCCTGAAACACAAGGCCAGTGCCCGCCCCGGCACACTATCGGGTGGCCAGCAGCAACGCGTCGCGATTGCCCGTGCACTGGCGATGGCACCGCAAGTGATGCTCTTCGATGAAGCAACCTCAGCGCTCGACCCCGAAATGGTCAAAGACATCCTGGCACTGATCGCCGACCTCGGAGCCGACGGTATGACCATGGTGGTAGTCACCCACGAAATGGGCTTCGCCCGCTCGACATCGGATGCCGTCGTATTCATGGATCATGGGAAGGTTGTCGAAGCCGGCCCCCCGGCCCAAATATTCGAGGCCGCACAAACCGAGCGGCTACAGCGGATCCTGGCCCAAGTGCTGTGA
- a CDS encoding alpha/beta fold hydrolase, producing MSDDQISGLSEFDLLAENAEQAGVRGPLPEVARIEAGTGEARVSALRWGSSTPRVIFLHGGGQNAHTWDTVIVGLGVPALAVDLPGHGHSAWRGDGDYSPQRNANTLAPVLRKLAPSAEFVVGMSLGGLTALRLGTLAPELVDELVLVDVTPSALQRHSEMTAEQRGTVALMHGEREFGSFQAMVDLTIAAAPHREVKALRRGVFHNSRRLDNGHWTWRYDAIRTFPDFAGLWDDVEALSAPITLVRGGKSGFVDDQDVAELGRRATHFRGARVVEDSGHSVQSDQPNVLTGILRGVLDKR from the coding sequence ATCTCCGACGACCAAATCTCCGGACTCAGCGAATTCGATCTGCTGGCCGAGAACGCTGAGCAGGCCGGCGTGCGCGGCCCGCTGCCTGAGGTAGCGCGGATCGAGGCGGGCACCGGCGAAGCCAGAGTCAGTGCCCTACGCTGGGGCAGCTCGACGCCGCGGGTGATCTTCCTACACGGCGGCGGGCAGAACGCCCACACCTGGGATACCGTGATCGTCGGCCTTGGAGTGCCCGCGTTGGCGGTGGATCTGCCCGGGCACGGTCATTCCGCTTGGCGAGGGGACGGCGACTACTCACCGCAACGCAACGCCAACACCCTCGCACCGGTGCTGCGCAAGCTGGCGCCGAGCGCCGAATTCGTGGTCGGCATGTCGCTGGGCGGGCTGACCGCGCTACGGCTTGGAACATTGGCGCCTGAGCTGGTGGACGAACTCGTGCTGGTCGACGTTACCCCGTCGGCATTGCAACGCCATTCCGAAATGACCGCCGAACAGCGCGGCACGGTGGCGCTGATGCATGGGGAACGGGAGTTCGGCAGCTTCCAGGCCATGGTGGATCTGACGATCGCCGCTGCACCACATCGGGAGGTCAAGGCGTTGCGACGCGGCGTGTTCCATAACTCTCGTCGCCTCGACAACGGCCACTGGACATGGCGCTACGACGCCATCCGCACGTTTCCGGACTTCGCCGGCCTCTGGGACGATGTCGAGGCGCTGTCGGCACCCATCACCCTGGTGCGGGGCGGCAAATCAGGCTTTGTCGACGACCAGGATGTTGCCGAACTGGGTAGGCGCGCAACACATTTCCGGGGTGCACGCGTCGTCGAGGATTCGGGACACTCGGTGCAAAGCGACCAACCCAACGTGCTGACCGGCATCCTGCGTGGGGTGCTCGACAAACGCTGA
- a CDS encoding LLM class F420-dependent oxidoreductase codes for MTSPAHPDRPIRIGVQLQPQHAPNYGHIRDAVRRCEDIGVDIVFNWDHFFPLFGDPDGAHFECWTMLGAWAEQTSRIQIGALVTCNSYRNPELLADMARTVDHISDGRLILGIGSGWKQKDYDEYGYEFGTAGTRLDDLAAALPRINARLSKLNPAPTRHIPVLIGGGGERKTLRLVAEHADIWHSFTSAGQFPAKSDVLSRHCAEVGRDPAAIERSAAVGNDGELIASAQALTDLGVSLLTVGCDGPDYNLAAAEALCRWRDS; via the coding sequence ATGACCTCACCCGCTCATCCTGATCGGCCCATCCGTATTGGCGTTCAACTGCAGCCGCAACACGCCCCGAACTATGGCCATATCCGCGATGCCGTTCGCCGCTGCGAAGACATCGGTGTCGACATCGTGTTCAACTGGGACCACTTCTTCCCGCTCTTCGGCGATCCCGATGGTGCTCATTTCGAATGCTGGACGATGCTCGGCGCCTGGGCCGAGCAGACCTCACGCATCCAGATCGGTGCCCTGGTCACCTGCAACTCCTATCGCAATCCAGAACTGCTCGCCGACATGGCTCGCACCGTCGACCACATTTCCGACGGTCGGCTCATCCTGGGTATCGGCTCGGGGTGGAAGCAGAAAGACTACGACGAATACGGTTACGAATTCGGCACCGCCGGTACCCGACTGGACGACCTCGCCGCTGCCCTCCCCCGCATCAACGCACGGCTGTCCAAGCTGAACCCCGCCCCGACCCGTCACATCCCGGTATTGATCGGCGGCGGGGGTGAACGCAAGACCCTGCGGCTGGTCGCCGAACACGCCGACATCTGGCACAGCTTCACCTCAGCTGGCCAGTTCCCGGCCAAATCCGATGTGCTCAGCAGGCACTGTGCCGAGGTCGGTCGAGATCCGGCCGCCATCGAACGCTCGGCCGCCGTCGGCAACGATGGCGAGCTGATCGCCAGCGCCCAGGCCCTCACCGACCTTGGTGTCAGTCTGCTGACCGTCGGCTGCGATGGTCCCGACTACAACCTGGCCGCAGCCGAGGCGCTCTGTAGATGGCGCGACAGTTAG
- a CDS encoding SDR family oxidoreductase: MPTALITGASRGIGSAIAKALAPTHTLLLAGRPSERLDAVAERLGATTFPLELTDTDTIQASCEVVDQLDVLVHNAGLSIPGHFGDSDVDDWRATFDVNVFGAVALTLALLPALRQARGQVVFINSGSGRNVSPGMASYSASKFALRAVANSLRADEPTLRVTTVFPGRTDTDMQRELVEFEGGDYDPSRFLRADTIAAAVANAVATPPDGHVHEVVIRPR, from the coding sequence ATGCCAACTGCACTCATCACCGGCGCCAGCCGCGGCATTGGCTCCGCGATCGCGAAAGCGTTGGCGCCAACGCACACCCTGCTCTTGGCCGGCCGTCCCTCCGAGCGGCTTGACGCCGTCGCCGAGCGGCTGGGTGCCACCACGTTTCCGCTGGAACTGACTGACACCGATACGATCCAGGCCAGCTGCGAGGTGGTGGACCAACTAGACGTGTTGGTCCACAACGCCGGGTTGTCCATTCCCGGTCATTTTGGGGACTCCGACGTCGACGACTGGCGGGCCACTTTCGATGTCAATGTCTTTGGAGCGGTGGCACTTACGTTGGCCCTGTTACCAGCGCTGCGACAAGCACGCGGCCAAGTGGTGTTCATCAACTCTGGCTCGGGACGCAATGTTTCCCCGGGCATGGCGTCCTACTCCGCGAGCAAGTTCGCCTTACGCGCAGTCGCCAACTCGTTGCGTGCCGACGAGCCCACGTTGCGGGTGACCACGGTCTTTCCCGGACGTACCGATACCGACATGCAGCGCGAACTGGTCGAGTTCGAAGGTGGTGACTACGATCCCAGCAGATTCCTGCGGGCCGACACCATTGCCGCAGCGGTCGCCAACGCGGTGGCCACCCCGCCCGACGGCCACGTCCACGAGGTCGTCATCCGGCCTCGGTAG